CTGGAACTTCTAAATAGCCTCTTTGAGGAAACCAAAAAATATGTGATCTCTGACTACTCAAAGTTCAAACTTGTATTTCTATTGGATGGATTGGATGCGTTTCCACTTCCTCTTGATTTTGACCACAAAGCTGTCTTGGATGATATCAGACAGCCAGCCTCAGTGGGTTTGCTGTTGACCAGCCTCATCAGGGGAGACCTACTTCCTTCTGCCAGGCTTTGGATCACATCTCAGCCTTCAGCGGCTGAAAAGCTGCCGCCTGACTGTGTTGACAAGAAGACAGAAATACGAGGTAAGACTATATTTGCCAATAATATAAATtgatgcaacattttttttcaaagtatttaaaaagaatAGAATCTACTAAATAAAATCAGTATACCAGGTACTTTAGTTATGTTTGATGAAATTATTCATCATCTCATGCAACACATTAACTGTGATGACTATTTCACTATTTTCTACCAGGATGTATCATGATTTCCATCAGTGTGCTGCTTCTTGAAAGTCATGGAATCTTGTCATTTTTATCTTCCTAATTTAGACATCATCATGCCACGACTCATAAAGAAAGTAAAGGAAAAAGTGTTGGGTCAGTATGAGACTGAACTGCGTAAATTGAAAAAGGATTCAGAACTCTACGTCACGACTGGAGATAAAGATGTGCCACAAACCTACAACGACATCTTCAttaattcagagaaaaaaactgtgcgAACTGTGCTGACAGAGGGAGTGGCAGGTATTGGTAAAACCTTTCAGACGAGGAAGTTGATGGTCGACTGGGCAAAAGGAAAGTCCAACACAAGTATTGACTTGATCGTCCCTCTCAGTTTGAGTGAGTTGAAGACAGAAGGAGAAAAGCACAGTATGGAAGATCTGCTTGACCACTTTTTGGAAGAtgagaaatggaaaagaagaaaagattgCATTTCTGAGTGTGAATTAGCTCTCATCCTTGATGACTTCCAAGAATGTAAAAGTCCTCTTGACTTTGAAAACAGCAGTGTCCTTACTGATATTGGAGAATGTGCCTCAATAGATGTCCTCCTAACAAACCTCATCAGAGGAGATCTGCTTCCCGATGCTCGTCTCTGGATCATCTCTCGACCTTCAGGAACTGACAAGGTTCCTCCTGAACGTATTCACAAAGTGACACAATGTCGAGGTGAGAAACAGCAAAATGATCAAACTTGACAGTTGGGATCTCAATGCTTTGCATTTATTGCTCATGAAACAATTACGGGATAATAATGAGCAGATAAATATATTTAGCAGACAATGCAAGGAAAAAGATTTTAATGCCCTTTGATGTCTGACAAATATGTTGACATGTCCAGTaatatgcttctttttttcatgtcagaGACATTGAAGCGCAGAGAGGACCTGGTCTCAAAGCTAAAAGAGAGATATCATCGAGAATACACTCCAGTTGAAGACCCTGATCATTCGaaccagaaaaacacagaacacatcTTGAAGGAACACAGCACTGAAGATGGCAAAACTGATCAACAGACCAAGCCAAAACCAGTTACACAAGTAACTGTATCTGATATCTTTGAAGctagaaaagacaaaaaagtcaGAACTGTCTTGACCGTAGGAGAAGCTCAAATCGGAAAATCATTCCAAGTCCAGAAATTCATAAAAGCATGGGCAGGCAAGAAAACACTGTCTTCTCGCCAGTACAACGATGGAAATAATCGAATCAGTCAAACTGAAGATATAGAAGTTCTTTTCCCATTTGACTTGTCAAAGTCTGATTTTAAAGAAGCTAAAAATTCCAGTTTGCTGGAACTTCTAAATAGTCTCTTTGAGGAAACCAAAAAATATGTGATCTCTGACTACTCAAAGTTCAAACTTGTATTTCTATTGGATGGATTGGATGCGTTTCCACTTCCTCTTGATTTTGACCACAAAGCTGTCTTGGATGATATCAGACAGCCAGCCTCAGTGGGTTTGCTGTTGACCAGCCTCATCAGGGGAGACCTACTTCCTTCTGCCAGGCTTTGGATCACATCTCAGCCTTCAGCGGCTGAAAAGCTGCCGCCTGACTGTGTTGACAAGAAGACAGAAATACGAGGTAAGACTATATTTGCCAATAATATAAATtgatgcaacattttttttcaaagtatttaaaaagaatAGAATCTACTAAATAAAATCAGTATACCAGGTACTTTAGTTATGTTTGATGAAATTATTCATCATCTCATGCAACACATTAACTGTGATGACTATTTCACTATTTTCTACCAGGATGTATCATGATTTCCATCAGTGTGCTGCTTCTTGAAAGTCATGGAATCTTGTCATTTTTATCTTCCTAATTTAGACATCATCATGCCACGACTCATAAAGAAAGTAAAGGAAAAAGTGTTGGGTCAGTATGAGACTGAACTGCGTAAATTGAAAAAGGATTCAGAACTCTACGTCACGACTGGAGATAAAGATGTGCCACAAACCTACAACGACATCTTCAttaattcagagaaaaaaactgtgcgAACTGTGCTGACAGAGGGAGTGGCAGGTATTGGTAAAACCTTTCAGACGAGGAAGTTGATGGTCGACTGGGCAAAAGGAAAGTCCAACACAAGTATTGACTTGATCGTCCCTCTCAGTTTGAGTGAGTTGAAGACAGAAGGAGAAAAGCACAGTATGGAAGATCTGCTTGACCACTTTTTGGAAGAtgagaaatggaaaagaagaaaagattgCATTTCTGAGTGTGAATTAGCTCTCATCCTTGATGACTTCCAAGAATGTAAAAGTCCTCTTGACTTTGAAAACAGCAGTGTCCTTACTGATATTGGAGAATGTGCCTCAATAGATGTCCTCCTAACAAACCTCATCAGAGGAGATCTGCTTCCCGATGCTCGTCTCTGGATCATCTCTCGACCTTCAGGAACTGACAAGGTTCCTCCTGAACGTATTCACAAAGTGACACAATGTCGAGGTGAGAAACAGCAAAATGATCAAACTTGACAGTTGGGATCTCAATGCTTTGCATTTATTGCTCATGAAACAATTACGGGATAATAATGAGCAGATAAATATATTTAGCAGACAATGCAAGGAAAAAGATTTTAATGCCCTTTGATGTCTGACAAATATGTTGACATGTCCAGTaatatgcttctttttttcatgtcagaGACATTGAAGCGCAGAGAGGACCTGGTCTCAAAGCTAAAAGAGAGATATCATCGAGAATACACTCCAGTTGAAGACCCTGATCATTCGaaccagaaaaacacagaacacatcTTGAAGGAACACAGCACTGAAGATGGCAAAACTGATCAACAGACCAAGCCAAAACCAGTTACACAAGTAACTGTATCTGATATCTTTGAAGctagaaaagacaaaaaagtcaGAACTGTCTTGACCGTAGGAGAAGCTCAAATCGGAAAATCATTCCAAGTCCAGAAATTCATAAAAGCATGGGCAGGCAAGAAAACACTGTCTTCTCGCCAGTACAACGATGGAAATAATCGAATCAGTCAAACTGAAGATATAGAAGTTCTTTTCCCATTTGACTTGTCAAAGTCTGATTTTAAAGAAGCTAAAAATTCCAGTTTGCTGGAACTTCTAAATAGTCTCTTTGAGGAAACCAAAAAATATGTGATCTCTGACTACTCAAAGTTCAAACTTGTATTTCTATTGGATGGATTGGATGCGTTTCCACTTCCTCTTGATTTTGACCACAAAGCTGTCTTGGATGATATCAGACAGCCAGCCTCAGTGGGTTTGCTGTTGACCAGCCTCATCAGGGGAGACCTACTTCCTTCTGCCAGGCTTTGGATCACATCTCAGCCTTCAGCGGCTGAAAAGCTGCCGCCTGACTGTGTTGACAAGAAGACAGAAATACGAGGTAAGACTATATTTGCCAATAATATAAATtgatgcaacattttttttcaaagtatttaaaaagaatAGAATCTACTAAATAAAATCAGTATACCAGGTACTTTAGTTATGTTTGATGAAATTATTCATCATCTCATGCAACACATTAACTGTGATGACTATTTCACTATTTTCTACCAGGATGTATCATGATTTCCATCAGTGTGCTGCTTCTTGAAAGTCATGGAATCTTGTCATTTTTATCTTCCTAATTTAGACATCATCATGCCACGACTCATAAAGAAAGTAAAGGAAAAAGTGTTGGGTCAGTATGAGACTGAACTGCGTAAATTGAAAAAGGATTCAGAACTCTACGTCACGACTGGAGATAAAGATGTGCCACAAACCTGCAACGACATCTTCAttaattcagagaaaaaagCTGTGCGAACTGTGCTGACAGAGGGAGTGGCTGGTATTGGTAAAACCTTTCAGACAAGGAAGTTGATGGTCGACTGGGCAAAAGGAAAGTCCAACACAAGTATTGACTTGATCGTCCCTCTCAGTTTGAGTGAGTTGAAGACAGAAGGAGAAGAGCACAGTATGGAAGATCTGCTTGACCACTTTTTGGAAGAtgagaaatggaaaagaagaaaagattgCATTTCTGAGTGTGAATTAGCTCTCATCCTTGATGACTTTCAAGAATGTAAACGTCGTCTTGACTTTGAAAACAGCAGTGTCCTTACTGATATTGGAGAACGTGCCTCAATAGATGTCCTCCTAACAAACCTCATCAGAGGAGATCTGCTTCCCGATGCTCGTCTCTGGATCATCTCTCGACCTTCAGGAACTGACAAGGTTCCTCCTGAACGTATTCACAAAGTGACACGATGTCGAGGTGAGAAACAGCAAAATGATCAAACTTGACAGTTGGGATCTCAATGCTTTGCATTTATTGCTCATAAAACAATTAAGGGATAACAATGAGCAGTTACATATATTTAGCAGACAATGCAAGGAAAAAGATTTTAATGCCTTTTGATTTCTGACAAATATATTGACATATCCAGTAATATGCTTGTTTTTTCATGTCAGAGACATCAAAGCGCAGAGAGGACCTGATCTCAAAGCTAAAAGAGAGATATCGTCGAGAATACACTCCAGTTGAAGACCCTGATCATTCGaaccagaaaaacacagaacacatcTTGAAGGAACACAGCACTGAAGATGGGAAAACTGATCAACAGACCAAGCCAAAATCAGTTACACAAGTAACTGTATCTGATATCTTTGAAGctagaaaagacaaaaaagtcaGAACTGTCTTGACCGTAGGAGAAGCTCAAATCGGAAAATCATTCCAAGTCCAGAAATTCATAAAAGCATGGGCAGATGATAAAACACTACTTTCTCGCCTGTACAACGATGGAAAAAAATTTTTCAGTCAAACTGAAGATATAGAAGTTCTTTTCCCATTTGACTTGTCAAAGTCTGACTTTAAAGAAGCTAAAAAATCCAGTTTGCTGGAACTTCTAAATGGCCTCTTTGAGGAAACCAAAAAATATGTGATCTCTGACTACGCAAAGTTCAAGCTTGTATTTCTATTGGATGGACTGGATGCGTTTCCACTTCCTCTTGATTTTGACCACAAAGCTGTCTTGGATGATATCAGACAGCCAGCCTCAGTGGGTTTGCTGTTGACCAGCCTCATCAGGGGAGACCTGCTTCCTTCTGCCAGGCTTTGGATCACATCTCAGCCTTCAGCAGCTGAAAAGCTGCCGCCTGACTGTGTTGACAAGAAGACAGAAATACGAGGTGAGACTATATTTGCAAATGATATAAATTGATGCAATAAAGTATTTTACAGTAGCGTCATCCAATTTGAAAATGgaatggaaaaatgtgaaaaaaaagtgtgatttatCTATCTGTCAGTTTGTTGATCGATCTATAAAAGGGTCCCTAACAACATCAGAtcctttgattaaaaaataatcattCTCAGAGTACGTTGTACCAGACTGATTGACAGGGATCAATTTAGAGACAattttgttgtaaatatgtACAATCGTAACACATCTGTTGAGAAGTGCAAATGTGCTAAACGTAACTCAGTACAACTTCAAGATATTATTTTTCTCTAATGTTTAAAATGCAATTCCTTACAGAGAAGCCTGATATTACAAGTACGCGGACCCTGAAATCCCAACTGAAGAGGCAACTGACCTACGTAACTCAAGGGACTGATAAAAGAAACACGTCAGCTGTGCTAAAAGAAATCTACACAGATCTATACATCATagagggggacagaggagaCGTCAATAAaaaacatgaggtcagacagattgatgATGCTCGATCAGTGAGAAAAGAAACACCCATCGAATACTCCGACATCTTCAAAAATGCACCTGAGGGAAACATACCTATCAAAACTGTGCTGACAATCGGAGTGGCAGGCATAGGAAAGACATTTGCATCCATGAAGTACgttctggactgggccgagagTCCAGCAGATGAAACTGTTGACTACACCTTTCTGCTTCCCTTCCGGGAGTTGAATTTGAGAAAAGACCAGGAACACAGTTTCGAGGAACTGATTCATCAGTTGTTCCCAGCAATGAAGACGTCAGAAATACGGAACTATGACAATTACAAGATTCTGATTGTCCTGGATGGCCTTGACGAATGTCGCCTTGATCTCAATTTCAGTGAGAATGTCATTTGGACAGATGtgagaaaaaagacaacagtcaacgttctgctgacaaacctcatcCGAGGAAAGCTGCTTCCAAAAGCTCAGATCTGGATCACATCTCGACCTGCAGCATCAAACAATATTCCTCCTGATGCAGTGAATCGAGTTACAGAGGTGCGAGGATTCAATGAAAAGCAAAAGGAAGAGTACTTCAGGAAGAGATTCGTCAAGAAGGAGATTGCTGAAGAAGTCATCTCAGAAGTGAAGAAATCCAGGAGCCTGTTTATCATGTGTTACATCCCTGTTTTCTGTTGGATCACTTCAAATGTCATGGAGGACATCATGAAAAAAGACCAGAAGGATGTGTTGCCCAAAACTCTGACTTACATGTACACACGTTTTCTTTTGCTGCAGTGTGAACAAGCAAACGTGAAATATGAAGAAACCGAGACCAGTGACGATCCTGAAGCTGATTCGTGCTTGAATACAAGAAACAGGGAAACAGTGCTTGCtttgggaaaactggcttttgaggagCTTGAGAAGGGAAATCTTGTCTTTCCTGAAGAATATCTTGTCGAGTGTGGTATCAATATCAGAAATGCTGCTGTCCTTTCAGGTTTATTCACTCAAATCATGCGAGAGGGCTGTGGGCTCTACCCACAAAAATTGTTTTGCTTCGTTCATCTGAGCATTCAAGAGTTCGTCGCAGCTTTGTATGTATCTCACAGATTCACTAACAACGgtgaaaatgtgttcacttcCTCCCCTGAGGATTCAGAGTCACCTGCATCAGACTTCTACACAAAAGCAGTGGACAAAGCTCTGGAAAGCAAAAATGGAGACTGGGATCTGTTTCTCCGCTTCCTGCTTGGCCTTTCTCTGGCGACTCATCAGAATCTGCTGCCGGAGCTGCtcaaaacacctgaaaacaatAAGGAGACATACCAGGAAACTGTGGAGCACATCAAAAAGAAGATCAGAGAAGTGGATGatccagaaaaaaagcaaaatcttTTCCACTGTTTGAATGAGCTGAATGATGATTCACTTGTTGAGGAAGTCAAAAAGTCTCTGGAAACACGGACCTTTGAAAACTTCTCCCCCTCACAGTGGTCAGCTCTGACATTTGTGCTGTTAACATCAGATTTAAATCTTGATGTGTTCGATCTTAAAAACTACCTGAAGTCAGAAACGGTACTCCTGGGAATGCTGCCGGTGGTCAAAGTTTCTGAAACTACATTGTAAGTACTGTCTTTCTAAGTCTCACTGAGATCCATATGCTTGCGCATCCATATCGAAATATTTAAAGGAAAAGATTTCCACAATCTGCCTGCATTTTTTCTCCACTGGTTCATGGGTGCCACTAACAAGACAATCACTGTTCTACATgttgcctttgaatgatcagccTGGTCGAGGTGATTGCACACACTGTATATGCTAAATTTAACCAGCAAAGGCTGCAATTATAGTTGGTTTATACAGTAGTTTTGTCATCAAATCAGCTACAATTTTAACCTGGCCTAAGCCAGTGGGGTATAAAAACAGAGATTAGATCTTGACCATTGAGATAAGTGCCAGTGGTTATCTACAGGTTTGGAAAGTGAACAGGACAGGGAAGCTTGCTGGTTTGAATCTTCATGCTGAGAAGTCTCAAGCGTGGGTATTTGAGCAAGGTTCCAGCTGTCTCCTGTAGGTTGCTGTCAGGAAGTCCATACATAGAAGtcaaataaaacatgcagattACATGATCTGATGTGGCACAACCCCAGATGTGAACTGCtgagactctctctctctcaaaccatgaaaaaaacaccattgTGATGATGTGCCATTATTGAAGACACTTGGCAGAATCCTTTTGTGAAATGGCTTCATCtgtcaagttttttctttttgttttgttttttttttttttagtttaaatatatttctgtttgcatttgtatttgttttccaCAGGCTCAGTTGGTGTGACCTCACTGAAAAGTCCTGCAGTGGTCTGATGACCTCAGTCCTCAGTTCTCCATCCTCAAATCTCACAGTACTGGACATGAGTAATAACGACTTGAAGGATGCAGGGATACAGCGACTTGCTGAAGGGCTAAAAAGTATTCACTGCAAACTGAAAAATCTCAAGTAAGTGTGGAATGCATTTATCATGCTTTTCATATGAACAACTCGCACAGTAACGCAGTGAAGGATGAGGTACCAAAAAGGATAACAGAGACACAGAATCCTTTTATTATTCCCAAATGTTAGTCGAAGAAAAATTATACCATTTTTGGGCGTATGTAtttgtttagtttggttttaTTTGGGTGTGAACATGAGGTGGAGTCAAGGAAGAAGAAAGGCCTCAGTATTATCTCCAGAATAATGATATGCAATGACCGTgtagaatgaatgaatgaagcactTAATTTTGGCATCCATTTCCCATCAACCCCAGGACGCGAGAACAGCACCGACAAATACCCACGCCTGCTTTACGGAATGACGTCATCTTAATGTGACTCAAACAACCAcatttaggctgaatcccatttcaccccttagcccttccccttggccctacccctcgttttgcgcgttcacgtggagggataggagtgtcccaattgtcattatgatggaggggtagggccaagaaagagggccagtcacccctccaaaaggagattctcgagaggcacactccaaacggaggggtatcggccgatggcgaggggcgcttgttctttcagcctaggtcatgcctggcgggcggggtgaattcacttccgcattgacgggagtgatcgtttccacacccgcgcattccaggcgcattccaaacacaacagatagacgattattttcaataaactggtttcttcaacacggcccgcctggaatgcgcgggtgggaaacgagcgcccccgccaatgcggaagtgaactaaccccacccgccactgacggtccaggcgaacaaaacaagcgcccctcgccaccggcgccactggatgacagatttctcagaaagccttccaagatcagcaagatggcggcgtccgcaacgaaagacgttcataaatgtcagtattttgtcaattaataaagttttaaaatgtaagaaaaacattcttcttcggcagataattgtcgcatctgcctacgtcatcggcagcggcgactactgatgacgtacacgattgtcggaggggtgtcccaattcggaggggttgactttctcccctaccccttagcactccgtttcataggcggagggctaaggggtagggccaaggggaagggctaaggggtgaaatgggattcagccttactctcctttttaaaaatgtctgaacACCTCTATGAACAATAAAGTGCAATAACCGTAAAGTAGTGCATGAACAACATTTAGGCCAACAGCCAACCTGCCTAGATAAACCGGACGGACTACCGGTTTACCTTCATAGCCCTGTGGATtattgtgcacacacacaaaaaaaaaaaatacagcaactGCCGTAACACGGGCTATGTAACTAAGTTTAGCTTAAAAGTCAGTAACATAGTCTTTGAGGTATGCGGGCCTCTGGCGGGCCCTGACTGGACGAGTTTCTTGCTGCACTGACTCAGATGGCCCAGCCAACTCAGAGGGATGCCTCGCTGGAGTCTCCACCTGTGCACGAGGGCGATCCCAGACCTCATCTGTGTTGAGGAGATCTGAGgcagtcagctgatcagatAGTGACAGTCGCGCCACCTGTCGGAGGCGACTGGCATGCCAGCGTGAACCGTCTGTCAGGCGAAAGGTGGCCGGTCCCCACTGTGCAG
The DNA window shown above is from Salarias fasciatus chromosome 20, fSalaFa1.1, whole genome shotgun sequence and carries:
- the LOC115407882 gene encoding uncharacterized protein LOC115407882 isoform X3, with translation MEQKPSSPAFSTASLRSDWSKDRPLNFGNDQSRPLSPAYSDHTARSDRSEEEPPDLGNDELRPSSPAFSTASLRSDWSKDRPLNFGNDQSRPLSPAYSDHTARSDRSEEEPPDLGNDELRPSSSAFSTASLRSDWSKDRPLNFGNDQSRPLSPAYSDHTARSDWSEEEPPDLGNEELRPSSPASSTASLRSDRSEDSHLDFGNDQSRPLSPAYSDHTARSDRSEEEPPDLGNEESRSSSPASSTASVRSDCFNARPPDSGNDEQRPSSPASSTASLRSDLSQDRPLDFGNDQSRPPSPAYSDHTARSDRSKEEPPDLGNEELRSSSPASSTASIRPPDSGNDEQRPSSPASSTASLRSDLSKDRPLNFGNDQSRPLSPAYSDHTARSDQSKEELLDLGNEELRSSSPASSTASVRSDCFNARSPDSGNDEQRPSSPASSTASLRSDLSQDRPLDFGNDQSSPPESQVLKYQEDDPHTFTEDDPQQIHSSENIMPRLKKKVKEKVLDQYETELRGLKEDSELYVTTGDKDVPQTCNNIFINSEKKAVRTVLTEGVAGIGKTFQTRKLMVDWAKGKSNTSIDLIVPLSLSELKTEGEEHSMEDLLDHFLEDEKWKRRKDCISECKLALILDDFQECKSRLDFENSSVLTDIGERASIDVLLTNLIRGDLLPDARLWIISRPSGTDKVPPELIDKVTRCRETLKRRKDLVSKLKERYRREYTPVEDPDHSNQKNTEHILKEHSTEDGKTDQQTKPKSVTQVTVSDIFEARKDKKVRTVLTVGEAQIGKSFQVQKFIKAWADDKTLLSRLYNYGKGWISQTEDIEVLFPFDLSKSDFKEAKKSSLLELLNSLFEETKKYVISDYSKFKLVFLLDGLDAFPLPLDFDHKAVLDDIRQPASVGLLLTSLIRGDLLPSARLWITSQPSAAEKLPPDCVDKKTEIRDIIMPRLIKKVKEKVLGQYETELRKLKKDSELYVTTGDKDVPQTYNDIFINSEKKTVRTVLTEGVAGIGKTFQTRKLMVDWAKGKSNTSIDLIVPLSLSELKTEGEKHSMEDLLDHFLEDEKWKRRKDCISECELALILDDFQECKSPLDFENSSVLTDIGECASIDVLLTNLIRGDLLPDARLWIISRPSGTDKVPPERIHKVTQCRETLKRREDLVSKLKERYHREYTPVEDPDHSNQKNTEHILKEHSTEDGKTDQQTKPKPVTQVTVSDIFEARKDKKVRTVLTVGEAQIGKSFQVQKFIKAWAGKKTLSSRQYNDGNNRISQTEDIEVLFPFDLSKSDFKEAKNSSLLELLNSLFEETKKYVISDYSKFKLVFLLDGLDAFPLPLDFDHKAVLDDIRQPASVGLLLTSLIRGDLLPSARLWITSQPSAAEKLPPDCVDKKTEIRDIIMPRLIKKVKEKVLGQYETELRKLKKDSELYVTTGDKDVPQTYNDIFINSEKKTVRTVLTEGVAGIGKTFQTRKLMVDWAKGKSNTSIDLIVPLSLSELKTEGEKHSMEDLLDHFLEDEKWKRRKDCISECELALILDDFQECKSPLDFENSSVLTDIGECASIDVLLTNLIRGDLLPDARLWIISRPSGTDKVPPERIHKVTQCRETLKRREDLVSKLKERYHREYTPVEDPDHSNQKNTEHILKEHSTEDGKTDQQTKPKPVTQVTVSDIFEARKDKKVRTVLTVGEAQIGKSFQVQKFIKAWAGKKTLSSRQYNDGNNRISQTEDIEVLFPFDLSKSDFKEAKNSSLLELLNSLFEETKKYVISDYSKFKLVFLLDGLDAFPLPLDFDHKAVLDDIRQPASVGLLLTSLIRGDLLPSARLWITSQPSAAEKLPPDCVDKKTEIRDIIMPRLIKKVKEKVLGQYETELRKLKKDSELYVTTGDKDVPQTCNDIFINSEKKAVRTVLTEGVAGIGKTFQTRKLMVDWAKGKSNTSIDLIVPLSLSELKTEGEEHSMEDLLDHFLEDEKWKRRKDCISECELALILDDFQECKRRLDFENSSVLTDIGERASIDVLLTNLIRGDLLPDARLWIISRPSGTDKVPPERIHKVTRCRETSKRREDLISKLKERYRREYTPVEDPDHSNQKNTEHILKEHSTEDGKTDQQTKPKSVTQVTVSDIFEARKDKKVRTVLTVGEAQIGKSFQVQKFIKAWADDKTLLSRLYNDGKKFFSQTEDIEVLFPFDLSKSDFKEAKKSSLLELLNGLFEETKKYVISDYAKFKLVFLLDGLDAFPLPLDFDHKAVLDDIRQPASVGLLLTSLIRGDLLPSARLWITSQPSAAEKLPPDCVDKKTEIREKPDITSTRTLKSQLKRQLTYVTQGTDKRNTSAVLKEIYTDLYIIEGDRGDVNKKHEVRQIDDARSVRKETPIEYSDIFKNAPEGNIPIKTVLTIGVAGIGKTFASMKYVLDWAESPADETVDYTFLLPFRELNLRKDQEHSFEELIHQLFPAMKTSEIRNYDNYKILIVLDGLDECRLDLNFSENVIWTDVRKKTTVNVLLTNLIRGKLLPKAQIWITSRPAASNNIPPDAVNRVTEVRGFNEKQKEEYFRKRFVKKEIAEEVISEVKKSRSLFIMCYIPVFCWITSNVMEDIMKKDQKDVLPKTLTYMYTRFLLLQCEQANVKYEETETSDDPEADSCLNTRNRETVLALGKLAFEELEKGNLVFPEEYLVECGINIRNAAVLSGLFTQIMREGCGLYPQKLFCFVHLSIQEFVAALYVSHRFTNNGENVFTSSPEDSESPASDFYTKAVDKALESKNGDWDLFLRFLLGLSLATHQNLLPELLKTPENNKETYQETVEHIKKKIREVDDPEKKQNLFHCLNELNDDSLVEEVKKSLETRTFENFSPSQWSALTFVLLTSDLNLDVFDLKNYLKSETVLLGMLPVVKVSETTLLSWCDLTEKSCSGLMTSVLSSPSSNLTVLDMSNNDLKDAGIQRLAEGLKSIHCKLKNLKVSGCQVTEKGCSYLASALKENTGSHLKELDLSYNHPGESGVKELSAVFADPRMKLCVNYGGEHRLKPGIKKYDALLKFDENTISRRLVVVDQDKRRKVKTVELVEEKVARPENDDRFKRTQVLCDKGLEDLGYWEVEWQGMVGIAVSYNDVGRKWDNAGGLGCNEKSWSLMCSSSGFMGRDGKMFTGFIARHGKMSKHIKVPCCQKIAVYLDWKAGTLSYYGVSSDERSLIHTFRTKFTGPLFPGFWFKEGSVTLCDL